The following are encoded together in the Thermococcus sibiricus MM 739 genome:
- the tgtA gene encoding tRNA guanosine(15) transglycosylase TgtA, protein MSEFRFEIKARDAAGRIGKMEVNGKKLETPAIMPVVNPKQLIVTPKELEQMGFGIIITNSYIIYKDETLKEKALEKGIHRLLGYNGIIEVDSGSFQLMRYGGIDVTNREIIEFQHRIGVDIGTFLDIPTIPDAPREKAEDDLKITLERAKEAERIKEIAMNAAIQGSTYPDLRIRAAKQLSEMNFEVHPIGAVVPLMEAYRYRDLVDVVIASKIGLRPDRPVHLFGAGHPMVFALAVAMGVDLFDSASYALYAKDDRYMTPEGTKRLEELEYFPCSCPVCSSYTPQDLKEMPKEERTRLLALHNLWIIREELNRVKQAVKEGTLWELVDERARSHPKMFAAYKRLLNYGDYLEENEPVTKASAFFKISEEILKTPVPLRAKIRAERVRRKFQNTLEHPIFGEIPKYLILTFPFAQSEGEEDFSIKRPTKEEAQLYVQAVAEYQFGEGASEAFKDVFVELSRKTGMPRQIKAKGQHVATFRADDGFLTLGIEGAKRLHAILPYPRMRVIVNDDAEPFAKKGKSVFAKFVIGADERIRPYDEVLVVNKNDELLATGQSLLNGRELKVFQQGLAIKVRRGIEK, encoded by the coding sequence ATGAGTGAGTTTAGATTTGAAATAAAAGCGAGAGATGCTGCTGGAAGAATTGGAAAGATGGAGGTCAATGGTAAAAAACTTGAGACCCCAGCTATAATGCCCGTTGTAAACCCCAAACAGCTCATAGTAACTCCTAAAGAACTGGAACAAATGGGATTTGGCATTATTATCACAAATTCATATATCATATACAAAGATGAAACCCTCAAGGAAAAGGCCCTTGAAAAGGGCATCCATAGACTCTTAGGTTATAATGGCATAATTGAAGTTGATTCCGGAAGTTTTCAGCTCATGAGGTATGGTGGGATAGATGTAACCAATAGGGAAATAATAGAATTCCAACATAGAATTGGGGTAGATATTGGGACTTTTCTTGATATTCCCACTATTCCAGATGCTCCAAGAGAAAAAGCAGAGGATGATCTAAAAATAACTCTGGAAAGAGCAAAAGAGGCCGAGAGAATTAAAGAAATAGCAATGAATGCTGCTATACAGGGTTCAACTTACCCAGATTTGAGAATCCGTGCTGCCAAACAGCTTAGTGAAATGAATTTTGAAGTTCATCCAATCGGCGCAGTGGTTCCCCTAATGGAAGCCTACAGATATCGAGATCTAGTTGATGTTGTTATCGCTTCAAAAATAGGATTAAGGCCAGATAGACCGGTTCACCTTTTTGGAGCAGGCCACCCAATGGTATTTGCGCTGGCTGTGGCAATGGGGGTGGATCTCTTTGATTCAGCAAGTTATGCGCTATATGCAAAAGATGATCGGTATATGACTCCTGAAGGGACAAAAAGGCTCGAAGAACTTGAGTATTTTCCATGCTCATGTCCGGTTTGTTCTAGCTATACTCCACAAGATCTCAAAGAAATGCCTAAAGAGGAGAGAACCAGGCTCTTAGCTCTTCACAATCTTTGGATTATTAGAGAAGAGCTTAATAGGGTAAAACAGGCCGTGAAAGAGGGGACTTTGTGGGAATTGGTGGATGAACGTGCTAGATCCCATCCAAAGATGTTTGCGGCATATAAGAGGCTTTTAAACTATGGGGATTACTTAGAGGAGAATGAACCAGTAACAAAAGCTTCTGCATTTTTCAAAATAAGTGAAGAGATACTGAAAACTCCGGTGCCTTTAAGAGCAAAAATACGAGCTGAAAGAGTCCGTAGAAAATTCCAAAATACCTTAGAACATCCGATTTTTGGTGAAATTCCAAAATATCTGATTTTAACATTTCCGTTTGCACAAAGCGAGGGTGAAGAGGATTTTTCCATAAAAAGGCCAACTAAAGAAGAAGCCCAGTTATATGTTCAGGCAGTTGCTGAATACCAGTTTGGTGAAGGAGCTTCTGAGGCATTTAAAGATGTTTTTGTAGAACTTTCGAGAAAAACAGGGATGCCAAGGCAGATAAAAGCTAAAGGACAACATGTAGCAACATTTAGAGCTGATGACGGCTTTTTAACTTTAGGAATTGAAGGAGCCAAAAGACTTCATGCCATTCTTCCATATCCTAGAATGAGAGTTATAGTTAATGATGATGCGGAACCATTTGCAAAGAAAGGTAAGAGCGTATTTGCCAAGTTTGTGATTGGTGCAGATGAAAGGATAAGACCTTATGATGAGGTTTTGGTTGTTAATAAAAACGATGAACTTCTAGCAACTGGTCAGAGCTTATTAAATGGTAGAGAACTCAAAGTTTTTCAACAGGGATTGGCAATAAAAGTTAGACGTGGGATAGAGAAGTGA
- a CDS encoding metallophosphoesterase family protein produces the protein MIMKFAHIADPHLGREQFQQPFRYRDYLEAFKQAIERAIEEKVDFILLAGDLFHVSKPSPRAIRDAVEVLGVAKKKDIPIFAIEGNHDKTIRETSIYDLLEHLGLIYTIGIKKTPREGEFQRSIKKGNLYLVYGVFGDIEIYGLRHNNRWQLIKNGQNILKTLFKGRPNSILMLHQAIDYLAEGTPYKDAFDLKLSEIPDGFGYYALGHIHMKKELKKGESGLSGDIIYPGSLERTEIREASHRIVYDRKLTLKKLEENIKGFYIVEDFEPQFVEINTRPFYNVLIKGNSKSELKNKVSEIKNYVERDSIVIITLEGVVRGGVHVNEFYDLLKDWELAYYNFNNRVSSEAIGVDPTKTVDELLDEILSDFEKEVFSQLVSEPKYFSEELDNFVVWLMDKYKHSKISEKKGSGEEKAEDEKEKSRPKPKPPKVGTIDAWLGMR, from the coding sequence ATGATAATGAAATTTGCCCATATAGCAGACCCTCATCTTGGGAGGGAACAGTTTCAGCAACCTTTTAGATATAGAGATTATCTTGAGGCATTTAAGCAGGCCATAGAAAGGGCAATAGAAGAGAAGGTTGATTTTATCCTTCTTGCAGGTGATCTCTTTCACGTTAGTAAACCTTCCCCTAGGGCTATCAGGGATGCGGTGGAAGTATTGGGTGTTGCAAAGAAAAAAGATATACCAATTTTTGCAATAGAAGGAAACCATGACAAGACAATAAGGGAAACTTCAATCTATGACTTACTTGAACACTTAGGCCTGATTTACACCATAGGAATAAAGAAAACTCCAAGAGAGGGTGAGTTTCAGAGGAGCATTAAAAAGGGGAATTTATATCTTGTTTATGGAGTTTTTGGAGATATTGAGATTTACGGATTAAGGCATAACAACAGGTGGCAACTTATCAAAAATGGTCAGAATATATTGAAGACTCTTTTCAAAGGACGACCCAATTCGATCTTAATGCTCCATCAGGCCATTGATTATCTCGCCGAAGGTACACCGTATAAAGATGCTTTTGATTTAAAGCTTAGTGAAATACCCGATGGGTTTGGATATTATGCATTGGGCCATATTCACATGAAAAAAGAACTTAAGAAAGGAGAAAGTGGGCTTTCAGGGGATATTATATATCCCGGTTCTCTGGAAAGAACTGAAATTAGAGAGGCGAGTCACAGGATAGTTTATGATAGGAAGCTAACTCTTAAAAAGCTTGAAGAGAATATTAAGGGTTTTTACATTGTTGAAGACTTTGAACCTCAATTTGTAGAGATAAATACTCGGCCGTTCTACAACGTTCTAATAAAGGGAAATTCCAAATCAGAACTTAAAAATAAGGTCTCTGAGATTAAAAATTATGTTGAAAGGGATAGTATAGTCATTATAACTCTTGAAGGGGTTGTTAGAGGGGGAGTTCATGTAAATGAGTTCTATGACCTTCTGAAGGATTGGGAGCTGGCATATTACAATTTCAATAATAGAGTGTCCTCAGAGGCTATAGGAGTGGATCCAACGAAAACCGTTGACGAGCTTTTAGATGAGATATTATCTGATTTTGAGAAAGAAGTATTCTCACAGCTTGTTAGCGAACCAAAGTATTTTTCAGAGGAACTTGATAATTTTGTTGTTTGGTTAATGGACAAGTACAAGCATTCCAAAATCTCAGAGAAAAAGGGGTCTGGTGAGGAAAAGGCCGAAGATGAAAAAGAAAAGAGCAGACCCAAACCAAAACCACCGAAAGTTGGTACAATCGATGCGTGGCTTGGAATGAGGTGA
- a CDS encoding glycosyltransferase family 2 protein, with amino-acid sequence MLLEILLGIIFLWDGYFFVNYLISLLTPYKTRMWAPSVTILIPAYNESGTILHSIKSALSQDYPKLEVIVVDDGSEDDTFEKANSIKDSRLKVFRKKHEGKAKALNFGLQRTSGEIITTIDADTLLAPNAIRELVKRIYSKEIVGAGGQIRVLGSSFLERAQDVEHFRIAMFRRAKELEDLSVAPGPLSAFRKTILREIGGFVESKVEDYATTKAIKKLGKVVYAPKAKAYVKMPSKLSELWVQRKRWFLGDLEHLGGGFEKELLFLILGDFIAFLDIIIPIALTLTGKFGLLLLFIGYEILTALIPTLVEGGSLLNAMFFPIFLWFWAVFYLVLHLYGYLLKIHHNL; translated from the coding sequence ATGTTGCTTGAAATACTACTAGGCATAATCTTTCTCTGGGATGGCTATTTCTTTGTCAACTACCTAATTAGTCTTTTAACTCCATATAAAACTCGGATGTGGGCCCCCTCTGTAACCATTCTTATTCCAGCTTATAATGAGAGTGGGACAATACTGCACTCTATAAAATCAGCCCTTTCTCAGGACTATCCCAAACTCGAAGTCATTGTGGTTGATGATGGCAGTGAAGATGACACATTTGAAAAGGCAAATTCTATCAAAGATTCAAGACTCAAGGTTTTCAGAAAGAAACACGAAGGAAAAGCAAAGGCTTTGAATTTTGGTCTCCAAAGAACCAGTGGAGAAATAATAACTACTATCGACGCGGATACATTATTAGCGCCAAATGCAATTAGGGAATTGGTTAAACGTATTTATTCAAAGGAAATTGTAGGAGCTGGAGGTCAAATTCGAGTTCTTGGTAGTTCTTTTCTTGAAAGAGCCCAAGATGTTGAACATTTTAGAATAGCCATGTTTAGAAGAGCTAAGGAACTTGAAGATCTAAGTGTTGCTCCAGGTCCACTCTCTGCTTTTAGAAAAACTATCTTGAGAGAAATTGGAGGGTTTGTTGAAAGCAAAGTTGAGGATTATGCAACCACAAAAGCGATTAAAAAGTTAGGGAAAGTTGTTTATGCTCCAAAGGCGAAAGCTTATGTAAAGATGCCAAGCAAACTTTCAGAGTTGTGGGTACAAAGAAAAAGATGGTTTTTGGGAGATTTGGAGCATTTAGGAGGAGGATTTGAAAAAGAACTTCTTTTCCTTATCTTAGGCGATTTTATCGCATTTTTAGATATAATTATTCCCATTGCTCTGACACTCACAGGGAAGTTTGGTTTACTTCTACTCTTTATTGGGTATGAAATTCTAACTGCCTTAATCCCCACACTTGTTGAGGGAGGATCTCTTTTGAATGCCATGTTCTTTCCTATATTTTTATGGTTTTGGGCAGTTTTTTACTTGGTTTTGCACCTCTATGGATATTTGTTGAAAATCCATCATAACCTTTAA
- the lonB gene encoding ATP-dependent protease LonB, whose amino-acid sequence MSEDVNKIKKERSYGEELDLGVDFKSTEEINVPEKLIDQVIGQEHAVEVIKTAAKQKRHVLLIGEPGTGKSMLGQAMAELLPTEDLEDILVFPNPEDENMPKIKSVPACQGKQIIERYRQKAKEQENIKSYILLFVLFVVMLAVLMDRSAQTLLFGVFVLIVSLMALSNMRLRGQALVPKLLIDNCGRRKAPFVDATGAHAGALLGDVRHDPFQCFSGKESIIIEKDGERRVVTLKEFVDSALKEPSGEGVDGEINVIYKDFRNDKVKILTKDGFVKLLYANRREGKQNLRRIVNLEKDYWLTVTPEHKVYTAEGLKEMDELTKDDEIIRVPVIILDRFDVARTYNEEKKLKDYFRWKDYYEKTGNGYKRVAKELGIKESTLRWWTQGAKPKSLKMAEELEKLGLLPLKNEDERLEEIAKVMGILFSDGNIDKNLNTLSFVSSEREAIEKFVRILGNLFGEFEYEIKENREAMGESILFRTWDRRVIRFFVALGAPVGNKTMVKLELPWWIKLKPSLFLAFIDGLYSGDGSVPRFAHYRDGIKFNGTLEIAQLTDELEKKLPFFEEIAWHLGLFGIEAKVRVDKADGKYKVRLIFSQSIDNVLNFLEFIQISLSPSKRERFLGEVEKYINAVPDSSLAEKLKEFKERFERIKKEERRNFIESSEEVEVTYNVTTETGNLLANGLFVKNSGGLGTPAHERVEPGMIHRANKGVLFIDEVATLNIKMQQNLLTAMQEKKMPITGQSELSSGAMVRTEPVPCDFVLVAAGNLDTVDKMHPALRSRIRGYGYEVYMRTTMPDTIENRRKLVRFVAQEVAKDGKIPHFTKDAVEEIVREAQKRAGRKGHLTLRLRDLGGIIRAAGDISIREGAKYVTREHVFKALQLAKPLEKQLADWYIERKKEYQVIKTEGGEIGRVNGLAVISEQSGIVLPIEGMVAPAASKEEGKIIVTGKLGEIAKEAIQNVSAIIKRYKGEDISRYDIHVQFLQTYEGVEGDSASISVATAVISALEGIPVKQNVAMTGSLSVRGEVLPVGGVTPKIEAAIEAGIKQVIIPKANEQDVFLSADKAEKIEINPVETIDQVLQIALEDSEKKEELIRRVKGALPLHA is encoded by the coding sequence TTGAGCGAAGATGTTAATAAAATCAAAAAAGAGCGTTCATATGGTGAGGAATTGGATTTGGGAGTTGATTTTAAGTCTACTGAGGAAATTAATGTTCCTGAGAAGTTAATAGATCAAGTAATCGGACAAGAGCATGCTGTTGAAGTTATCAAAACTGCTGCAAAGCAGAAAAGACACGTATTGTTAATAGGCGAACCAGGAACAGGTAAGTCAATGCTTGGCCAAGCAATGGCAGAGCTATTGCCAACGGAGGATTTAGAGGATATTTTAGTTTTTCCAAATCCTGAAGACGAAAACATGCCTAAAATAAAGAGTGTTCCGGCATGTCAAGGAAAGCAGATAATTGAACGCTATAGGCAAAAAGCAAAAGAGCAAGAGAATATAAAGTCTTACATTTTGCTTTTTGTACTGTTTGTAGTTATGCTGGCAGTTCTAATGGATCGTTCAGCCCAAACACTGCTCTTTGGTGTTTTTGTCCTTATAGTATCATTAATGGCCCTTTCAAACATGAGACTCAGGGGCCAAGCCTTGGTACCGAAACTATTAATAGACAATTGTGGCAGGAGAAAAGCTCCATTTGTTGATGCAACGGGCGCACATGCTGGAGCTCTCCTTGGAGACGTTAGACACGACCCGTTCCAGTGTTTTAGTGGTAAGGAGAGTATTATAATTGAAAAAGATGGTGAAAGAAGAGTAGTCACTTTGAAAGAGTTTGTTGATAGCGCTCTTAAAGAACCATCGGGAGAAGGAGTAGATGGTGAGATTAACGTCATCTACAAGGACTTTAGAAATGATAAAGTTAAAATACTGACAAAGGATGGCTTCGTGAAGCTCCTCTATGCCAACAGGAGGGAAGGAAAGCAAAATCTCAGAAGAATAGTGAACCTTGAGAAGGATTACTGGCTCACGGTAACGCCTGAGCACAAGGTGTACACGGCGGAAGGTCTCAAAGAAATGGATGAACTGACCAAAGATGACGAGATAATAAGAGTTCCCGTTATAATCCTTGACCGCTTTGATGTAGCTCGTACATACAATGAGGAGAAGAAGCTCAAAGATTACTTCCGCTGGAAGGACTATTACGAGAAAACCGGCAATGGATATAAGAGGGTCGCTAAGGAGCTTGGAATTAAGGAGAGCACGCTCCGTTGGTGGACTCAAGGAGCCAAGCCAAAATCCCTGAAAATGGCCGAAGAACTCGAAAAACTTGGTCTCCTACCACTGAAGAACGAGGATGAACGGCTCGAAGAGATAGCCAAAGTTATGGGCATCCTTTTCAGCGATGGGAATATTGACAAGAACCTTAACACTCTGAGCTTTGTGTCAAGTGAGAGGGAAGCTATCGAAAAATTCGTGAGAATCCTTGGCAACCTCTTTGGAGAATTTGAATATGAGATCAAGGAGAATCGTGAGGCTATGGGAGAGAGTATTCTCTTCAGGACGTGGGACAGGAGAGTCATAAGATTCTTCGTTGCCCTTGGTGCTCCCGTTGGTAACAAGACAATGGTTAAGCTTGAACTTCCATGGTGGATTAAGCTTAAGCCGTCACTTTTCCTCGCCTTCATAGATGGTCTCTACAGCGGCGATGGCAGCGTACCAAGGTTCGCCCACTATAGGGATGGTATCAAATTTAATGGAACGCTTGAAATAGCCCAGCTTACCGATGAGCTTGAAAAGAAGCTTCCATTTTTTGAGGAGATAGCATGGCATTTGGGCCTCTTTGGAATCGAGGCAAAGGTTAGGGTTGACAAAGCTGATGGTAAGTATAAGGTGAGGCTTATATTCTCGCAATCCATAGACAACGTGCTCAACTTCCTTGAATTCATCCAGATAAGTCTCTCCCCATCAAAGAGGGAGAGATTCCTCGGGGAAGTCGAGAAGTATATCAATGCCGTTCCCGATTCAAGTCTTGCAGAGAAGCTCAAAGAATTCAAGGAGCGCTTTGAGAGGATTAAGAAGGAAGAGAGAAGGAACTTCATTGAAAGCTCGGAAGAAGTGGAGGTTACCTACAACGTGACTACAGAGACAGGGAATCTCCTTGCCAACGGCCTATTCGTCAAAAATTCCGGTGGTCTTGGAACTCCCGCCCACGAACGTGTTGAACCTGGAATGATTCATAGGGCCAACAAAGGGGTCCTTTTCATAGATGAGGTGGCAACCTTAAACATAAAGATGCAGCAAAACCTCCTTACAGCGATGCAGGAAAAGAAAATGCCTATAACTGGACAAAGTGAGCTTTCAAGTGGTGCCATGGTAAGAACGGAACCAGTGCCATGTGATTTCGTCCTTGTGGCTGCTGGGAACTTGGATACTGTTGATAAGATGCATCCTGCTTTACGTTCAAGGATAAGGGGCTATGGTTACGAAGTTTATATGAGAACTACGATGCCAGATACTATAGAAAACAGAAGGAAACTTGTTCGTTTTGTCGCTCAAGAGGTTGCGAAGGATGGCAAAATACCACATTTCACAAAAGATGCGGTTGAGGAGATAGTGAGGGAAGCTCAAAAGAGAGCTGGTAGGAAGGGTCACCTTACACTTCGCCTCAGAGACCTTGGTGGTATCATAAGAGCAGCAGGTGACATTTCTATCAGGGAAGGAGCAAAATACGTTACTAGAGAACATGTTTTCAAAGCTCTCCAGCTTGCAAAGCCTCTTGAAAAGCAATTGGCTGATTGGTATATTGAAAGAAAGAAGGAGTATCAAGTTATTAAAACCGAAGGTGGAGAGATAGGAAGGGTTAACGGCTTAGCAGTAATAAGTGAACAGAGTGGTATTGTACTTCCAATTGAAGGCATGGTTGCACCAGCAGCAAGTAAAGAAGAGGGCAAGATAATTGTAACTGGAAAACTTGGAGAGATCGCAAAGGAAGCTATTCAAAACGTCTCGGCCATAATAAAACGATACAAAGGAGAGGATATAAGCAGATATGATATTCACGTCCAGTTTCTGCAAACCTATGAGGGGGTCGAAGGTGATTCAGCAAGCATAAGTGTTGCTACTGCGGTTATTTCAGCCCTTGAAGGGATCCCAGTAAAACAAAATGTTGCGATGACAGGCTCATTGAGTGTTAGAGGGGAAGTACTTCCAGTAGGAGGAGTAACTCCAAAAATTGAGGCGGCTATTGAAGCAGGAATAAAACAAGTTATAATCCCCAAAGCAAACGAACAGGATGTATTCCTGAGTGCTGATAAGGCGGAAAAAATTGAAATAAATCCTGTGGAAACAATAGATCAGGTACTCCAGATCGCTCTCGAGGATTCAGAGAAGAAAGAAGAACTCATAAGGAGAGTTAAAGGGGCCTTACCTTTACACGCTTAG
- a CDS encoding inorganic phosphate transporter → MDWILFPALFMAWAVGVNDSAKVVGTAVGSGLLGFKKAVFVIVVFTTMGAVFGGGGVSGTISELAKGLDAYSIGIILFSAAVAVTLASIRGLPISTTQSIVGGLAGAALTFNLMVKWEILFKIVLAWVLSPLAAAFLAIMVYEVYVKLFKKIKQIQLLEAMYKWLVFIAVAFSAFNLGANELSNVVGLMEAIGIDGPFKLVLSLTLGFGALTFSHEVIMSIGKKLTPLDPLSAFSSQFASAIAVTTANLFGLPVSSGQAVVGGVAGLGYHLGNPINWGLIRSIVLSWIFAPLISGILTYLLLGLLP, encoded by the coding sequence ATGGACTGGATTCTATTCCCAGCTCTTTTTATGGCATGGGCCGTGGGAGTTAATGATAGTGCAAAAGTAGTTGGCACTGCTGTGGGATCTGGGTTATTGGGGTTTAAGAAGGCTGTTTTTGTTATTGTAGTATTTACAACTATGGGGGCCGTTTTTGGTGGAGGCGGTGTTTCTGGAACTATCAGTGAACTGGCCAAAGGTTTGGATGCCTATTCAATAGGAATAATCCTTTTTAGTGCCGCAGTGGCCGTTACTCTAGCGAGCATAAGAGGGTTACCGATTTCTACAACCCAATCAATCGTGGGAGGATTAGCGGGAGCGGCACTAACATTTAATTTGATGGTAAAGTGGGAGATACTTTTCAAAATAGTGCTTGCATGGGTTTTGTCTCCATTGGCGGCTGCTTTTTTAGCAATCATGGTTTATGAGGTTTATGTAAAGCTCTTTAAGAAAATAAAACAAATTCAGCTCCTTGAGGCAATGTATAAGTGGCTTGTCTTTATAGCAGTTGCATTTTCTGCTTTCAATCTGGGGGCAAATGAGCTCTCTAATGTAGTTGGTTTGATGGAAGCCATAGGTATTGACGGCCCATTTAAGCTCGTTCTTTCCTTGACTCTAGGATTTGGAGCACTAACTTTTAGCCATGAGGTGATCATGAGTATTGGTAAAAAGCTGACACCCCTTGATCCTCTTTCGGCATTTTCATCACAGTTTGCTTCAGCCATAGCAGTGACTACTGCAAATCTTTTTGGTCTTCCAGTTAGCTCAGGTCAGGCAGTTGTGGGAGGGGTAGCGGGGCTTGGTTACCATTTGGGCAACCCCATTAATTGGGGCTTGATTAGAAGCATAGTATTGAGCTGGATTTTTGCTCCATTGATTTCTGGGATTCTAACGTACCTGCTTTTGGGCTTACTTCCGTAG
- a CDS encoding DUF2666 family protein, with protein MKIEDHIAFTANHKNWKVGDKLLAMDDRQIAHFLAMVSNTVTLKLPEYLTEVMNVAGIMSLAEEMTEKDVWELLKTLKSPGTSRKLNPMIFEENKKLKNHLLNVAKALLTREALSKKVSINYPEGVITELKTTLIYHDEHINFTAKNGSWIVVKRLIIDNKTPMADIARILASINETAVSKIPLYGKIDLDGIRKWFGDIKKARSEAEIKTLVEKFFHIPVENYAPNEFKDHAKIYALRVALEKVGLTIDIPAKPLEKYLEKR; from the coding sequence ATGAAAATTGAAGATCATATAGCCTTCACTGCAAACCACAAGAATTGGAAAGTTGGAGATAAACTGCTTGCTATGGATGATCGGCAAATAGCACACTTTCTGGCCATGGTATCAAATACGGTGACTCTAAAACTCCCGGAGTATTTAACAGAAGTCATGAATGTCGCTGGGATAATGAGTTTAGCTGAAGAAATGACCGAGAAAGATGTTTGGGAGCTCTTAAAGACCTTAAAATCCCCTGGAACTTCAAGAAAGCTTAACCCAATGATATTTGAGGAAAATAAAAAACTCAAGAACCACTTGCTTAATGTTGCAAAAGCTTTGTTAACCAGAGAGGCCTTATCAAAGAAGGTTTCCATTAATTACCCAGAGGGGGTTATAACTGAGTTAAAAACTACTCTCATATATCACGATGAACACATAAACTTCACTGCCAAGAATGGAAGCTGGATAGTGGTAAAAAGACTAATAATTGACAACAAAACACCTATGGCAGATATTGCAAGAATTTTGGCCAGTATAAATGAGACAGCAGTTTCAAAAATCCCACTATACGGAAAAATAGATTTAGATGGCATCAGAAAGTGGTTTGGAGACATTAAAAAGGCAAGAAGTGAGGCTGAAATAAAGACTCTTGTTGAAAAATTCTTCCATATTCCTGTAGAAAATTATGCTCCAAACGAATTCAAAGACCACGCGAAGATCTACGCATTGAGGGTGGCCCTAGAAAAAGTGGGGCTCACAATTGATATCCCCGCAAAACCCCTTGAAAAATATTTAGAGAAGAGGTGA
- a CDS encoding ATP-binding protein translates to MAKVGIVYGESSTDYFTFIVDPQNMPNFGEFVVVKNRNGDEVLAVVKGVRNINWLMGVGKGSYDYIEKTVNVFSKGVLDKSESIIASAKVLGVLRTKEDIENGNFEFRQRPNRVPIKPGEVVERAKDEDLERIFSNGHIKIGRLLARENVEVGLDVNKLVSRHFAVLAVTGAGKSNTIAVLSKEIVDNTKGTIVILDPHGEYSRLSWKNAKVNTIKATIDPAKIKVSEFATLLGVAENASLQRRFLSLAYYTVKWEARNSSKILGGIAFVDALEQKIEEWIRAYESRERGEDVVINYYDPQGNLLPRKIQSKDLDSLIRLKDYLQELKANFREFIKLGNILSEITPAMVNVIDLSGMEEDQMIALASYLLRGILKYRVRYMKAVNMGDSPKIKETKEKFPALTKPILVIVEEAHIFAPREYKTQAAHWLGKIAREGRKFGIGLGIVSQRPKKLDDDILSQTNTKIILRLVEPHDQRYVQQASEQISEDLLLDIASLGIGEAVIVGFAIPLPAMVKIYSFKEDFNGYYGGGDIDIVKEWGEIEEESEINLEDLAGE, encoded by the coding sequence ATGGCTAAAGTCGGTATTGTTTATGGAGAATCTAGTACTGATTATTTCACTTTTATCGTTGACCCTCAAAACATGCCTAACTTTGGGGAATTTGTGGTGGTTAAGAATAGAAATGGAGATGAAGTTCTAGCCGTTGTTAAAGGGGTTAGGAACATCAACTGGCTCATGGGTGTAGGAAAAGGGAGTTATGATTATATTGAAAAAACTGTAAACGTATTTTCTAAGGGTGTTCTCGATAAAAGCGAGTCAATAATTGCCAGTGCTAAAGTTTTAGGGGTTCTCAGAACTAAGGAGGATATAGAAAATGGAAACTTTGAATTCAGGCAGAGGCCAAATAGAGTTCCGATAAAACCTGGTGAGGTTGTAGAGCGAGCCAAAGATGAAGATTTAGAGAGAATATTTTCCAATGGTCATATAAAAATTGGTCGACTTTTAGCTAGAGAGAATGTTGAGGTAGGATTGGATGTAAATAAGCTTGTTTCAAGGCATTTTGCTGTTTTGGCCGTCACTGGTGCGGGTAAATCAAACACCATAGCAGTGCTTTCAAAGGAAATTGTAGACAACACAAAAGGTACTATTGTAATTTTGGATCCTCATGGAGAGTATTCAAGACTGTCATGGAAAAATGCAAAAGTTAATACTATAAAGGCCACTATAGATCCAGCAAAAATAAAGGTGAGTGAGTTTGCAACACTTCTCGGTGTTGCAGAGAACGCTTCACTCCAAAGAAGATTTTTAAGCTTAGCTTATTACACTGTTAAGTGGGAAGCGAGAAATTCATCAAAAATTTTGGGTGGAATTGCTTTTGTAGATGCATTAGAACAAAAAATTGAAGAATGGATCAGGGCATATGAGAGTAGGGAGAGAGGGGAGGATGTCGTCATCAATTATTATGATCCTCAAGGTAATTTGCTTCCTAGAAAAATTCAGTCTAAAGACTTGGATTCTTTAATAAGGTTAAAAGATTATCTCCAAGAGCTTAAAGCCAATTTTAGGGAGTTTATAAAGCTGGGGAACATACTATCGGAAATCACCCCGGCCATGGTCAATGTTATAGATTTAAGTGGTATGGAAGAGGATCAAATGATTGCGTTGGCCTCTTATCTGTTAAGAGGAATCTTGAAGTATCGTGTAAGATATATGAAGGCAGTAAACATGGGAGACTCTCCAAAAATAAAGGAAACTAAAGAAAAGTTTCCAGCACTAACAAAACCAATCCTTGTTATAGTCGAAGAGGCCCATATTTTCGCACCCCGTGAATACAAAACCCAAGCCGCCCACTGGTTAGGCAAAATAGCTAGAGAAGGGAGAAAATTCGGTATAGGCTTGGGAATAGTCTCTCAAAGACCCAAAAAACTTGATGATGACATATTGAGCCAAACAAATACAAAAATAATCCTTCGTTTGGTTGAACCACATGACCAAAGGTACGTGCAGCAAGCAAGCGAACAGATAAGTGAAGATTTACTTTTAGATATAGCATCGCTTGGGATTGGTGAAGCAGTCATTGTGGGGTTTGCAATACCATTGCCGGCCATGGTGAAGATATACAGCTTTAAAGAAGATTTTAACGGTTATTACGGTGGCGGTGATATTGATATTGTGAAAGAATGGGGAGAGATAGAAGAAGAAAGTGAAATAAACTTGGAAGATCTTGCAGGTGAATGA